A DNA window from Malus domestica chromosome 12, GDT2T_hap1 contains the following coding sequences:
- the LOC103450741 gene encoding uncharacterized protein, with amino-acid sequence MEGTGRRSRFSLLLLPLLISLSIPCISAAYKPGDIVPMSKMGLYHSMKTEWHDMIGRHCPIFAVYREVLVPIAKPMGYTGADAYKISFQVGREKFLIPWLFVINRKSSEVPMIDVHLRYSGSDLHGVTAKVVDMPHHYLEIHPDIRKQFWDAQHWPKHVLVRYTWEEQSEIDVTSGFYVLFGSGLMLSFILSIYILQSSRDKLARFVRERVAESNMPAGGVAKVE; translated from the exons ATGGAGGGAACTGGAAGGAGATCGAGATTCTCACTCCTGCTTCTTCCTCTGCTGATATCTCTCTCAATTCCCTGCATATCTGCCGCTTACAAGCCAGGCGACATCGTTCCCATGAGCAAGATGGGCCTTTATCACTCT ATGAAAACCGAATGGCATGATATGATCGGTCGACATTGCCCAATATTTGCTGTCTATCGTGAG GTGTTAGTTCCTATAGCGAAGCCGATGGGTTATACAGGAGCTGATGCTTATAAGAT ATCATTTCAAGTTGGGAGAGAAAAGTTTTTAATACCGTGGCTTTTTGTGATAAATCGTAAAAGTTCAGAGGTCCCAATGATTGATGTCCATTTG AGGTACTCGGGAAGTGATTTGCATGGTGTCACTGCTAAAGTTGTGGATATGCCTCACCACT ACTTAGAAATCCATCCAGATATTCGCAAACAATTTTGGGATGCTCAGCACTGGCCAAAGCATGTGCTGGTCAGATATACATG GGAGGAGCAATCAGAGATAGACGTGACTTCTGGATTTTATGTACTGTTTGGATCAG GTCTCATGCTTTCTTTTATTCTGTCGATATACATTTTGCAATCATCACGGGACAAGTTAGCAAG gtttgtgagggagagagttgcAGAAAGCAACATGCCTGCTGGAGGTGTGGCAAAGGTTGAATGA